One stretch of bacterium DNA includes these proteins:
- a CDS encoding tetratricopeptide repeat protein: MRIKTFITWVFASLLTLVFTVTYGSAIETFDINPRYAEAYNNRGVVYYAKGEYDKAWKDVYKAQSLGYQVKPEFLKLLRKASGRQR, translated from the coding sequence ATGAGAATAAAAACATTTATTACTTGGGTGTTTGCCTCTTTGTTAACACTTGTTTTTACAGTTACTTATGGTTCTGCCATTGAAACTTTTGATATAAACCCAAGGTATGCTGAGGCTTACAACAATCGGGGGGTTGTCTACTACGCCAAAGGAGAATATGACAAAGCCTGGAAGGATGTCTATAAGGCACAAAGTTTAGGCTATCAAGTTAAACCAGAATTTCTCAAGCTACTT